The Musa acuminata AAA Group cultivar baxijiao chromosome BXJ3-6, Cavendish_Baxijiao_AAA, whole genome shotgun sequence region ctTAATACAAGTGTAAAGCAAAAGTACCTCTCCACCAATAACTGAAGGCAATCCTCTAATTTACCTAGCATGAATAGACAAAGAAATGCAACATTATTCTTTCCTTGCTCCTTTGCAAGAGATGAAAGTTTTGTTATCCCTTCAGCATCACCAAGAGCTGAGTAAAGAAGCAATAAGCCACTCAAATCCATAGCGTGTGATAGACATTCCTCAGCCATCTCTAACTGTGAAGCACGAAATGAAATATAACTGAACAAGTACACCAGATAATTCAGGAAAAGAACTTCACAATAATTTCCAGGGATGAAACTTCTCTAAACTTAATATGCCGAGGTGACTATATATCACAACTTGAAAGTCAAACACGCAAATTCAGCACCAGTGTAACTGTTAACTGTATCCTATACTGGAATTGGTAAAACTTCAGCATAGTTGAAAGCAAATAGGGCCTAAATGCTCTAGTTTAAAAGATGTTGGAGTTTCAATTATTTCTCAATATACTGTCTGAAAAACATCAAGCCAGCCCACTATCAAGACCCAAGGGATCTTATACTGTGAACCTGCTCATTCATAGGGCCAACTTGGCCTTTGTCATCAGACTGCAACTAACTCCTTGCCGCTCCGACAACCATATTTGGGGACCAATAATGGGAATATGGGAGATTGCTGGAGGGTCCCATTTATATTTGTTAATGATAAttttaatcatttaaaaaatcatttttatgtcaAAGGAAACCCCTTCTCAGCATCACAATTGGTCATGCTATAACTATGTCATGTACCATGCCAGCTGCTGACTGAAATTAATGGCTTTGCTGGCACATTATTCCAGGCTTGTAATATTTGATCTTCTTCAATCAATACTTTTTCCCTATAATCTTCTCTAGCTATACATGCAGGCTAGACAATGATCATAACATTTCATTGAGTGTATCTTATAAATTTACAAAAACATGAGTACTATTAAAAGCATAATAGTTGGCACATGATAGTTCAATGTATCTGCacataataatttcaaatagCAGGCAAAAATTAACCAAAATTGTAAAAGGTTACAGATTTACTTTCCCAGTAGACATAGCCAATTCCCCCAACTGCTTCCACTTTGACTCACTTTGTACTTCCATGGCAATCGCCTGCAGAACAAACTTTTGCcttcaaatgaaaaagaaaaatagtAGACCTAAACAATCACTCTGGGATGGACCTAACATAAAGAACAAGCATGTTGGAACTGCCTATAGTTACATGATTATACATTGTCTGTATACCTTTGCAATCTCCAATCTACCAAGCTGAACAGCTAAATCAAATTTGTAATTAGGATCTGTTGCTACTTCAAGAGCATCCTCTAGCATGCCCCGAGATTCCAGGAAATGAgccacactagcaaattaaaatttCCAATTAACAGCCAAAAACAAACATAAAATAATATGTTGACACATATATGAATAGACAATGGTACACAATATGAATTGCAAACTCTTTTAAGGAACATGTACCTATTATGATGTTCCTTTGGAATTGATGGCAAAACTTCACTTGCACGTTCTAAATCCCCACGCATAACAAGAGTTTTATACTCGATTAAACTGAGGAGTAAGGTGTAACCTATAACActgaaaatgaaagaaattattcataaataaaaattatgaaaaaaggAATATTCAGCAATCAACTATGATGGCAACTCACTTGAACTCCTTGTCAATAAGATACACCCGACTTTGACTAGCAAGATATCCCAGCAAGTACATAGGCCGGTCCAAATGGAACATGGTGGTGACCTGAATTTGACAAACCAACAACCATAGACACTGTAAAATACATTAATACATGCATCTATATCAAGATAAGAAAATATGAATAAGTACCTCTCCACCAACGCAGTAATTTAGTCGCCAAGAAGAATTATTATAAATGAAACAGTCACCAACCCATATCCCAGTTCGAACACGCTCATTTACTTCATGAAGAAGCTCAAATGCATCTTCAACACCTTCGTCATCTACCGGTTTTCCACTTTCTAGGTAAGAGGAGACGATATCTCTCTGTGCGAAAAGCAATATAGTGAACATGCAAATGGCATGATTTTTTATGCATGTTTACGAGAAAAGTGAAGCACCAAGCAGCAAACATATATACTGTAACTATGTTGCTTATACATGTAAAAGGATAGATATATTTGCCAAAGGAAAAAATACGTAAAACAACTTACATTGTACTTCAGAATGTAGAAGGATGTATCACTAGCTATAACCAGTAGGTCACCACTATCAGCCCAATAAAGATTCTGCAACactcaacaaaaaaaatattccagGAATCTGCCTAAAGCCTGGCAACAAActacaaaaaagaaaatcatGAACTTACTTTAACATTGACATCAATCCGACGTATCAATCTGCACTCAGACCAATCATAAAAACAAATGAAGTCATTGGAACACATTGCTAACAGTGTCCCACCATAAATATGCTCTGCAGAAAAGGTTGGACGAATACTTTTTCTCTCCTGAAAGATGAAATAACATCAGAAATCAAGGGACAACTCAGTCTTCTGGTGATCATAAACCATAAAGCATCATGCTTCATAATAAGATAAGAGCACAGGTACTGCACACATGAAAAACCATTTCTGTGGATAAGAACTTTAGAAGTGAGACCAACAGAAGAAAGATAATTTCAGCAAATTGAGAATTCTAAAATCAGAAAGCATAATTTTTTTGTGGATCAACAATAATAGGATTTAATATATAACTTGTTTTCATCCACACCTACGTATATGAACTTAAAAAGCATATTCCATCTGACATGATTACATTATATAAGAATATCATTGACTATATTTTTAAGTAAAGGACATATCTACGCAACTAAATATACCCATAGAGCAAAGACTTATAAAGTGCCAACAGAAAAGTGAAGATAAAGGACAGACCTGGAAGGTCTTACTAAAGATCTTGACTCTTGATGTACTTTCCCTGATCGCATACTCTCCGTCAGTGGACCAGACAAATTCCAGAGCAGATCCAAATGATCTATTCCTCCATGCCAATGCAGTATATATAATGTATTCTCCGTCTCCACAAACGACAACAAATCTCCCATTTGGATTATGCTTCAAGTTCTGAATAAATAGAAGAACAAATATTATAATGCACTTTAAATAGAAAGCAGCAAGTCAAATAAAAAAACTACAATTGACAAACATGATCCTCAAAAGAGTATTGTATCAACTTATTTAAGCAATTCCAAGAGCAGGTTCTGGTAGAGATAATCTCCTTACTAAAAGAAGCATTGATTAACGCAGAAGAAATAGCACTTGGGTGATTTCAATGATAATTGACTAATAGCCAAAAGGATTTGCTTCAATCTCTTGGTGAATACACAACTAAAGTAGTCAAAATTATTGGGAAGTCACTACTTATAGGTTGGAAGTCATACGATCTTAGAGGAATTTAATTAAGAGAGCAAACACCAAACAGAACAAATGGATATGAAGCAAGGATTTGGGTGCCAATATATACTATGAAACATAGCAAGCAGACCAGTTGTACAGCTTAGCCATATAGGTTCCAGTAAACAAAGTACTTCCAAGAGCCCAAGACATGAAGCATGTTGAATGCATTATGTCAGTGGTAGCTCCATTGCATAACAAGGTTCTGCAACAACCAACAAGCAACTCCAACCCTACTTATCCCATGATTATCCACTTgggcacacacacacaaatatcatAACTATTTCAACAATTATTGAAAGAAATTGACTTCACTCCCAAAATCGAGAACAAATATTCAGCATGGTGGTGAGTGGTGACCACATCTCACATGGGGGTAATTAAGCTAGTATTAAAAAACAATGTGGCAtatgattccaatgataattctATATGCACTCGATAGCTCACATTCGCTACTACAAGATATCAACACTGGTATCATAACTAAAATGCTTATCATACATACatgaaatatttgaatatttgGACAGTAGTATGATTAGTATGTACCAAAGGATACACAAGCAATCAACCTACGAACCAATGCTATGACTTAAAAACTAACAAAAAGTTCCTTGATATGTTGTATATGTAATCCAAGCAACAAAGTCAGTGTTCCTGCCTGGTAATTCTTACAAGTTGGTAGCTTTTCTGAATTCTTTTGAGTGAATTTGTCCAATTAAACTGACAAAAATCACTTATCTAAAATTGCTGAATGGCAaattagaaaagaaaaagaggtaTTTGCAAAACAATTGCTTCTAGTTAAACTCACTTGAGGGTAGAGATCACAACTACCTAACTCTTTGACTGCCAAAGGTAACCTTTCGCCATCTGTCACCTGTGAACAGAATGAATTCCATAACCTTTAACATTATGCAAAAGTTCCATATCTTTTTTAAGAGCACGCTAGAGCTACCTAACCTCAAAATCTGCTCCAACTGTCTTAATATTAACTGTCTGAATCTCATTGTGCTTCGCCCATATGATTTTTCCACTGCTCTCCATACTAGCAACTGGTATTTCACGGCCAATCTTCACCATAATGGTTCCTTCATCATATCCTATAACAACCCTGAATCATAATCCATATGCACAATTTAGTAAAAAAAAGCAATATTCATCAGGAGCTGACAACAACATTTTCCAGAGAAAATTTTGAATCCTCAAGTAAACCGCCTACAACTTTTATAAAGTTGCAAAGACTTCCTAACTATCACATTGCCAATTAATGTTGTATCAAATGCAACTCTAACAATTGTTACATTATTAAAAAAGAAGACAATGTTTGTCCATACCTCCTTGATCCTTTCATGTATCCTACTGCCCAAACTCGTTCCAGACCGTAATTTAGAGTATTTTCAAGTCTGTAAAAGTATAGAAAAAGATCCTGAATGAAGAACAGAATTTTAACTAACTACAGAATATGAATTGGTGCAAGCTCACTCAATAACAAGTTAACatacaaattaaattatttaGGACTGAATTAGGTCCATGAGTTTTCCACCACTAAAGCTATACTTCTTTAGAAAACAAAGATAAAGCACATGCCATAAACGTTGGGTGAAAAACAGTCAAATACAAAATTCTATGTATCTTGACTACCCAACATCATTAGCTGAAAACTGTTTGTTGAACAAGTAATTATAGATTGTTTATCCATTTAACTTCCTAGGAAACAAAATTTGAGTTGGCACATATGCTATAAAACTATAGACAAAAAAGTTTATGAAAATAGAAACAGCCAGACCTGATAAAATGTATAAAGATATATAAAGATTCCACATTAAATAAATCCTTTCGATCAGCTTTCACAAATCACCAATACACCACAAAAGGTTTGACAGCAAATGTAACAAAGATTTTTATCTTAACAAATCTATGCAAAACTTTAAAAATAAAGGATCTTGTTGCTGATTGAGCAGTCTGACTCTGCTCCTTCAACTTTCAAGGTCTTCCAAAATCGTCAGTCCAACAATGGCAACATGAGACATGGAAGAAGAGAATACTGAGGAGTTTATtatcatttattaaaaaatttgcaTCACAGTTCAAGACACCTACTAGTGGCCTATGCGAATGGGCATACATCCATATTACTCATAATAGGCCACTCAAGTTCATAATTTACATTAATAGTCAACCCTTCCCTTTTATCTGATTTAAAACTATTGGGTCACCAAAAATCCTCCCACTTGTATCCCTGAGGTCAATCAGATTTATAGGAGACCACACCAACAATATCAAATTATGGAATAATTCCAAATATAGGACTGATCTAattcaaattcttttttttttttttgctttagtgATTCATAAATTTACTTCCAATATTCAAGATAGAAGTTAAACCCAAATGGAGTTAGTTTCTAAAGAAAAAGAATCTTCACAGTTCAAATGAGCAAATACATATAAGTTTAACAGAAAATGATGCACATGCAGTTTAAATCTATGTCCATAACACTTACCTATATGTAGTTGCATGCCATATTCTGACAGTTCCATCCTCTGAACCTGTTATTATTATTGGAAGTTCAGGATGGAAACAAACAGCTGAAACATTATGCGTATGGCCTTCAAGTGTTTGAACGCAACTCTTGGTTTGGTAATCCCACACCTGATTAAACAAAACTTATTAACATAAAAGTTCAGAATATAACATGGACAAAGGACCACCAGAAAGCACAAGGCAGACCTTTGCGGTTTGATCATCAGAACCAGTAATCAAATAAGGCCTATCACCACCAGTAAAATAATCAACACAGTTTACTCCTTTCGAATGAGCATCTAGAGTAAAATTTGGATCAGGAGAACCAAGATTCCATATCTGGAAAAATCGGAACAAGCAGTGTAAGTTACTCGGAAAACCACAGAAAACTTAACGCTACAACACCAAAGATCTCAGAACAATACCTTTACTGTGCGGTCCAAGGAGGCACTTGCGAAAGTATTAGTGTCCTTTGGATTAAAGGTCACTTGCATCACATAGTGAGAGTGTCCTTCGAAAATTTGGGTACACATCCAACCCTTGTCCCAGTCCCAAAGCTTTATCAACATGTCATCTGATGATGACAACACACAAGGAAGCGTAGGATGTACAGCCACACACCTTATGTAATCTGTATGTGCCTCAAATACTTTGATTTTGTCCATAGTATTGTAATTGTAGACACGAATAAACATATCATCTGCACCAGCCACAACCCACTGCTTGCGTGCTATAAACTTTGCTGAGCGGACTGAAATTCAAGCACATAAATGTTGAGAATTTACAGCAAAAACTCTGAGAAACAAGAAAGTTTAGATAAAAGCAGTTTACCTGGTAATTCAGTTACTTCAAAAGATTTTACCATGGTCTGCAATCAACAAAGTCTTAGTTAAATTGTATCAGATCAAGCCAAACACCAAAATTTTAATGATGCAAAATGCATATCGTATTATTAATTTCAGAATTTAAGGGCAAAATGACATCAAAATTGACCAGCACATGTGATGTAGAATGTGCCTTCAGTCTCATAATGTCCCATTACTTTCTTCACTCTTAATGATCAACCGAGTTCTCTAAACTCTGTGGAAACCTAATTACTTTAGGATCAGTCAAAGATCGTCATTAAGGTCATGATCTTGAAAGTTAAAAACAACATAACACAATTTCAGTCCATATGTTGGTGAAGATGTGTACAACAAACTGCCAGCATCCCATGTCTGCTTGTTAGTACAGtatgtaaaaatactatcatgaaCTACTGAAAGAATGTTTTTCAAAGTTAATCACACCAAACAAGAATACAAATACCAATGCAACATATCAAGAACAAGTGACTTGCCTGTGACTGATAGTTCCAGATACAAACAGTACCAGAATAGAGACTAGCAAGAATCCTGCAGGAAGAAGATGTTGCAGGATCACATATCATAAGATCATATGGAAACTTGCATCATCCATATCCATAATCATTAGGGATTGTTGCACAGAATAACGCATACATCCTTACCATGGCTCTGTTGGATGTAGATCTACCGATTTCACCCTTTCCGACCTTTGAGAAAGTTTCCTCTGATCCACAGATGACCATAAACATAATTCAAGACAAAACCAATCAAACGTAGCATGCACTCGGCATTACGAGTCAGCCCAAACATAAGATCTACTAGTGTTCCACATGCATCAGTCGAACTTACCTTGATTTCCAGTCTCAGAGGCTGCAATTTTCGCGCAGGTACcaaaaaacaacaaaaagaaaagtgAAGGATCATCAGCCACGACTTAGAAAATCCAGATCTCAAGATAATTGAAACATCTAACGATGAGAATCACGAAATCCAAGCAACAAGCCACCAATCGAACTACTCCAGTCGAATCAGAGGTGATTCATGCCAGATCTAATATTACTACGAGAAAGACCGCGATCGATAACACAAAATTCGAGCGAACGTACCATCTTTAGACCGCAGACGGAGCACGAAGTCGCGAAGTGGGGTAAACCTGCGAATCAGTGAGCCCGAACCCTAGAAAGCTAGGGTTTGAAAAGGCCGAGATCGGTGAGGAGGGAGGGGAGGAACAGCTGCGATCCGGTGAGACGTCGGAGAGAATGGATCGGGACGAGGAGGATGGTTTTGGCTCTACGGGATCTCGAGACACCATCAAGAGCGAGGACATATAGAATCGGGAGATTGCTATTTccgtgggctgtgttgggcctccTAACATTGGGTTAGTGTTGAGCTTCGGAGAAGTGGGCCGTTCAAGGTAAGAGAAACGCACTTCGGGGCCCTACTTAACACACGAGTTGCTGATGTGGCATGCGTCCAAATGAGCGTATCGTCTTCCTACGTTAGCTACTTGTAACTTCAGTCGTCGTGTAAGAGGTGCGTGCCACTATCGAACTGACGTGACCGGAACCTTCTTCACTCGTATACCACGAGAAATATGTCGACATTATTCTTTGAAGCAGATATTTAACAGAACACGGCTACATGTAAACCCACGATATTATCATTTAAAGAAGTTGTAGCTTGTAATTTTGACGACCGTTAAAAGTTACAGCATGTTTTATTAGGTATGGTCAAAATTTAAACATTTAAAAATTATGGTTATTAATTTGAGTATAGAAATGATCGAGAAACCTCTCTCGATATTAGTTTGTGACATCTtggaatttcaatattttcatctcGAAAATATCTTGGATAACCCTATGTATACGGGTCCAAATCATGAATAACAAaatgtcaataatattttttctcgTAAGTGACTATTCTAAATTCTTTTTAAATCTTCCTATATAACAATATTTTTGTGATAGAGATCAAATgcttaataattaaattatattattttctttcctAACTCCTTAAATAATTTACTTAGCGGTTTGTACCATAACGAATAAACAAATATAGATAATTAAAAGTGATTTCATCCCAACAATCAAAATGATACGGAGAGCATCACCAATCAATCTTCACTCAATACATGACCTTTTATATAGTGTCTAGGTTGAAAGGAG contains the following coding sequences:
- the LOC103987027 gene encoding coatomer subunit beta'-1, which encodes MPLRLEIKRKLSQRSERVKSVDLHPTEPWILASLYSGTVCIWNYQSQTMVKSFEVTELPVRSAKFIARKQWVVAGADDMFIRVYNYNTMDKIKVFEAHTDYIRCVAVHPTLPCVLSSSDDMLIKLWDWDKGWMCTQIFEGHSHYVMQVTFNPKDTNTFASASLDRTVKIWNLGSPDPNFTLDAHSKGVNCVDYFTGGDRPYLITGSDDQTAKVWDYQTKSCVQTLEGHTHNVSAVCFHPELPIIITGSEDGTVRIWHATTYRLENTLNYGLERVWAVGYMKGSRRVVIGYDEGTIMVKIGREIPVASMESSGKIIWAKHNEIQTVNIKTVGADFEVTDGERLPLAVKELGSCDLYPQNLKHNPNGRFVVVCGDGEYIIYTALAWRNRSFGSALEFVWSTDGEYAIRESTSRVKIFSKTFQERKSIRPTFSAEHIYGGTLLAMCSNDFICFYDWSECRLIRRIDVNVKNLYWADSGDLLVIASDTSFYILKYNRDIVSSYLESGKPVDDEGVEDAFELLHEVNERVRTGIWVGDCFIYNNSSWRLNYCVGGEVTTMFHLDRPMYLLGYLASQSRVYLIDKEFNVIGYTLLLSLIEYKTLVMRGDLERASEVLPSIPKEHHNSVAHFLESRGMLEDALEVATDPNYKFDLAVQLGRLEIAKAIAMEVQSESKWKQLGELAMSTGKLEMAEECLSHAMDLSGLLLLYSALGDAEGITKLSSLAKEQGKNNVAFLCLFMLGKLEDCLQLLVESNRIPEAALMARSYLPSKVSEIVSIWKKDLSKVNTKAADSLADPEEYPNLFEDWQVALAVESNLADNRGKYPPAEEYLSYVEKSNIIPVEAFKSMQVVEESLPVENGDSGHMVMEEDGVEEGQEDPVEVDVDDSTDSAVLVNGNENEEQWGMSNEGNPSA